From Rutidosis leptorrhynchoides isolate AG116_Rl617_1_P2 chromosome 3, CSIRO_AGI_Rlap_v1, whole genome shotgun sequence, a single genomic window includes:
- the LOC139901214 gene encoding uncharacterized protein yields the protein MDDFSAYGDIIESCLRNLELMLSRCEKSNLVLKWEKCHFMVREGIVLGHKISKAGIEVDKAKVDVIAELKAPTNVKGVRSFLGHTGFYRQFIKDFSKITKPLNKLLEKDAPFVFSKECHIAFNLLKAKLANSPILIGPDWSIPFELMCDASDFAIRSLLGKCIGKHFQPIYYASKTLQGVQLNYTTIEKELLAIVFYFDKFRAYLILAKKDKKGAEKLAADQLSHLEKPSLEVLDETTIHDAFLDEHLMKMEECEDPWFIDFSNYLVGGFLEKGCSHHKRKKFFNDLKYYFWEDTYLFRRCSDGMIRRCVSGEECTHILIQCHHSLAQALPTNDARIVVSFLKQLFSRFGVPKALISDRETHFCNAQLEKVLKRYGVTHKVSTSYHLQTNRTSYKMPTGTTPFHLLYGKVCHLPVEIEHKAFWALKTCNLDLKEEGHLWLNQLNELDELRVEAYDN from the exons atggatgacttttcagcctACGGAGACATCATTGAGTCATGTCTTCGAAATCTTGAGCTTATGTTGAGTCGGTGTGAAAAATCCAATCTTGTGCTCAAGTGGGAGAAATGTCACTTTATGGTTCGTGAAGGCATAGTTCTCGGACACAAGATTTCTAAAGCTGGAATTGAGGTAGATAAGGCGAAAGTTGATGTTATCGCCGAGCTTAAGGCCCCTACCAATGTCAAAGGTgttcgaagttttcttgggcacACCGGGTTTTACCGGCAgtttattaaggatttttccaaGATTACCAAGCCCTTGAATAAACTTCTCGAAAAGGACGCTCCTTTTGTTTTCTCGAAGGAGTGTCATATAGCgtttaatcttcttaaagcaaagctcgcTAATTCACCTATCCTTATCGGTCCAGATTGGTCTatcccattcgaacttatgtgtgatgcaagtgactttGCAATCAGATCCCTCTTGGGGAAATGTATTGGaaaacattttcagcccatttattatgctagcaagacgtTGCAAGGAGTGCAACTTAACTATACCACTATCGAAAAGGAGCTCCTAGCAATTGTCTTTTATTTTGACAAGTTTCGTGCATATCTCATACTAGCAAAGAAG gataaaaagggtgccgagaaaTTAGCTGCCGATCAACTTTCACATCTTGAGAAACCCTCCcttgaggttctcgatgagactactaTTCATGATGCTTTTCTCGATGAACATCTCATGAAAATGGAAGAGTGTGAAGACCCTTGGTTCATTGATTTTTCTAATTACTTGGTTGGAGGGTTCTTAGAAAAAGGTTGTTCACATCATAAACGCAAGAAATTCTTTAATGACCTtaaatactatttctgggaggacACTTATCTTTTTAGGCGGTGTTCTGATGGAATGATCCGCCGATGTGTTTCCGGAGAAGAATGCACGCACATTCTTATCCAATGTCATCATAGTttg GcgcaagctttgcctacaaatgatgcgcGTATTGTAGTTTCATTTCTTAAACAACTCTTTTCTCGGTTTGGTGTcccgaaagctttaattagtgatcgggaAACTCACTTTTGCAATGCTCAactagaaaaggtgttgaaacgatatggggtaacccataaagttTCTACATCCTACCATCTTCAAACGAATAG aacatCGTACAAAATGCCAACTGGAACCACTCCCTTCCATTTACTCTATGGAAAAGTGTGTCATCTCCCCGTGGAGATAGAGCACAAAGCTTTTTGGGCTCTCAAAACGTGTAATCTTGACCTTAAGGAGGAGGGTCATCTCTGGTTGAACCAGttgaatgagttggatgagttaagGGTCGAAGCCTATGACAACTAG